A region of Anopheles merus strain MAF chromosome 2R, AmerM5.1, whole genome shotgun sequence DNA encodes the following proteins:
- the LOC121600311 gene encoding TBC1 domain family member 5 homolog A-like gives MFSKNNRLYNINYNGHHSYNFYNCIHHFFNFNDNDNIFNQYGNYYNNGTYNDNYNNSTYNDNYYNSNYYNNPNYNDNHYNSNYNDNYYNSNYNDNYYYSNYNDNHYNSNYNDNYNNPTYNNNYYYSNYNDNYSH, from the coding sequence ATGTTTTCCAAAAACAACCGGCTCTATAACATCAACTACAACGGTCATCATTCCTACAACTTCTACAACTGCATCCATCACTTTTTCAACTTCAACGATAACGACAATATCTTCAACCAATACGGAAACTACTACAACAACGGCACCTACAAcgacaactacaacaacagcacctACAACGACAACTACTACAACTCCAACTACTACAACAACCCCAACTACAACGACAACCACTACAACTCCAACTACAACGACAACTACTACAACTCCAACTACAAcgacaactactactactccaACTACAACGACAACCACTACAACTCCAACTACAACGACAACTACAACAACCCCAcctacaacaacaactactactactccaACTACAACGACAACTACTCCCACTAG